GTGCCCTAAAGAGAACACATCTTTGGGCATTAAGAGGACTGGAGTATTATATGGCGAATATCGATGTTAAAAGGCATGCCCTTTTTGGTGTAATCCAGGGAGGGATTTTCAAAGATTTGAGAGAAGAGAGTTGTAGGTCCATGACAAGCCTTCCCTTTGATGGATATTGTTTGGGAGGTTCTCTAGGAAAAGACAAAAAAGAGATGTTCAAGATAGCTGATTGGGTGATACCTCATCTGCCGGAAAATAAGCCAAGACATCTCCTTGGTATCGGGGAACCGGATGACCTCCTTCAGGGAATAAAGAGAGGTTTTGATCTCTTTGACTGCTCATTTCCCTATAGGCTGGCTTCCTTTGGGACCTTTCTTACAGGGGATAAGAATAAGAGATATCGAATACACATAACAAATCAGATGTATAAGAAAGACAAAAGGCCAATAGAAGAAAAATGTGTGTGTTATACATGTAAGAATTTTCAAAGAGGCTATCTTCATCATCTTTTTAAAAGCCGAGAGATACTGGGTTATCATCTTGCTTCCACCCATAACCTTAACTTTATTATAAACTGGATAAAAGAATTGCGTCAGAAGATTTTGAAAAATAGATTTGAACCAGAATAAGATGTAATAAAGACAAATTTTGTATATAAAATTTGGTAAAAGATTGTGGACTTTTTTGGATCTAAAAGATGATCAGAATCAATGAACAGCAGTGCAAAACCATTGCGTCTAAGTTAGCGCTCTTTTCCCATTTCAAAGAGAAATCCCTTTCGCCTTATAAAAAAATTAAAGATAAAAAAAAGTTAGCCAATTATTGGTTCTTTCTGACAGCTATCTGTTACAAGACAGGTAACCTAAAGGGAATCGTTAATGGAGAGATGCTCAGAGGATGGGATTTTTTAGAAGCAAAGGCCAGGGCTATTTTAAAAGAAGAC
The Nitrospinota bacterium genome window above contains:
- a CDS encoding tRNA guanosine(34) transglycosylase Tgt — translated: ALKRTHLWALRGLEYYMANIDVKRHALFGVIQGGIFKDLREESCRSMTSLPFDGYCLGGSLGKDKKEMFKIADWVIPHLPENKPRHLLGIGEPDDLLQGIKRGFDLFDCSFPYRLASFGTFLTGDKNKRYRIHITNQMYKKDKRPIEEKCVCYTCKNFQRGYLHHLFKSREILGYHLASTHNLNFIINWIKELRQKILKNRFEPE